In the Gossypium arboreum isolate Shixiya-1 chromosome 10, ASM2569848v2, whole genome shotgun sequence genome, one interval contains:
- the LOC108488023 gene encoding uncharacterized protein LOC108488023, with amino-acid sequence MVTTNQQSPESNARKNTERPQFTPIPMTYRELYQNLFNVHVVSPFYLEPLQPPYPKWYDTNAQCEYHAGIIGHSIENCIAFKKVVERFIKVGIVRFDDSAMPNVAGNPLPNHTDQGVNGISEGKNKKIKCEVAKVRTLLRQVWREIIMRGLIALNLGRESKEERNYYEFHNEVGHEIQEYVEFRALVQNMMNNKEIEFYEETKNPVEGDICALEGESTVQNQTVNYHVVIISRPKNNEARVQLPPRVIIQRPAVFPYKDSKRVPWNYDCNMTIPGKKSLVDTLKEDQDRGSYTCSGRYYDTTSEKAQPVKGKALVVEGVKEKTTKSELSVNELVNEEEAKEFVKFLKHSEYSMVEQLRKQPACISVLTLLLSLEVHRSALMKVLNETYVVNDISVNKLDRLVSNISADNYIFFNDDEIPPSGMGSTKALHITTRCKGYMLPGVLIENGSTLNVLPLTTLNRLPVDSFHMKECQNIVKAFDSTERKVMAGAVPSSLHQKLKLVSEGRLITINAEEDIIVTQNSGAKIVQNHEDEPPVNDWKRSPTQKGLGRHLQGRVETPMPKDKRDRFGLGFKSDAKQRRRELGKKQERRRARLAGEEIKWEPMTFPHISKTFVSRGIIHPEKDTPMTGAIEERLKSLNINVICEEETRGENLSGICLCTPRSVLDNWTAEEIPVAFRTDSE; translated from the exons ATGGTGACCACCAATCAACAAAGCCCTGAATCCAATGCAAGGAAGAACACAGAAAGGCCACAATTCACCCCTATACCTATGacgtatagggagttgtaccagaACCTGTTCAACGTTCATGTGGTATCCCCTTTCTACCTGGAGCCACTGCAGCCcccgtatcccaaatggtatgacacaaacgcccaatgtgaataccacgCAGGAATTATCGGGCATTCAATCGAAAATTGCATTGCATTCAAGAAAGTGGTCGAAAGATTCATTAAGGTGGGAATCGTGAGATTTGATGACTCAGCCATGCCTAATGTAGCAGGAAACCCACTCCCCAATCACACCGACCAAGGAGTGAACGGGATAAGCGAAGGCAAAAACAAGAAGATTAAGTGTGAGGTTGCGAAAGTCAGGACTTTGTTGAGACAAGTGTGGAGGGAAATAATCATGAGAGGTTTGATCGCGTTGAATTTAGGAAGAGAATCCAAAGAAGAGAGGAACTACTACGAGTTCCACAATGAggtggggcatgaaatccaagagTATGTGGAGTTCAGGGCCCTAGTGCAGAACATGATGAACAATAAGGAAATAGAATTCTATGAAGAGACTAAAAACCCCGTAGAGGGAGACATATGTGCGTTGGAGGGAGAGTCGACGGTACAAAATCAAACAGTTAACTACCACGTGGTTATCATATCGAGACCAAAAAATAATGAAGCTAGAGTTCAACTACCACCAAGGGTCATAATCCAGAGACCTGCAGTcttcccttataaagatagcaaaagggtCCCATGGAATTATGATTGTAATATGACAATTCCGGGGAAGAAAAGCCTGGTCGACACTTTAAAAGAGGACCAAGATAGGGGCTCCTATACATGTAGCGGGAGATATTACGATACAACGAGTGAGAAGGCACAACCCGTAAAAGGAAAAGCCCTAGTGGTCGAAGGGGTGAAGGAAAAAACGACCAAATCTGAACTTTCTGTAAATGAGCTAGTTAACGAAGAAGAGGCTAAGGAGTttgtaaaattcctaaagcatagTGAATACAGCATGGTGGAACAGCTACGTAAACAACCAGCTTGTATCTCAGTGCTGACCTTACTTCTAAGCTTGGAAGTTCATCGTAGCGCGCTAATGAAGGTCTTGAATGAAACGTATGTTGTCAATGATATCTCCGTTAACAAACTGGACCGATTGGTTAGTAACATAAGTGCCGACAACTATATCTTCTTCAATGACGATGAGATACCACCCAGTGGCATGGGGTCGACTAAAGCATTGCACATTACCACGCGCTGTAAAGGGTATATGCTGCCAGGCGTACTGATTGAAAATGGATCGACTTTGAACGTCCTGCCATTGACCACACTAAACAGATTACCTGTAGACAGCTTTCACATGAAGGAGTGCCAGAACATAGTGAAGGCATTTGACAGCACGGAGAGAAAGGTGATGG CTGGGGCAGTGCCTTCTTCGTTGCATCAAAAGTTGAAGCTGGTATCAGAGGGGAGGTTGATAACGATCAATGCTGAAGAGGATATCATTGTAACT CAAAATTCTGGTGCCAAAATTGTCCAAAACCACGAGGATGAGCCTCCAGTTAACGATTGGAAAAGGAGCCCTACCCAAAAAGGACTTgggagacatctgcaaggaaGGGTTGAAACGCCAATGCCGAAAGACAAGAGAGACCGCTTCGGTTTAGGATTTAAGTCAGATGCGAAACAAAGAAGAAGGGAGCTGggaaagaagcaagaaagaagaagagctCGTTTAGCGGGGgaggaaatcaagtgggaaccaATGACATTCCCCCATATATCAAAAACATTTGTGTCCAGGGGAATCATTCATCCCGAGAAAGACACACCAATGACGGGAGCTATAGAAGAAAGGCTGAAAAGCTTGAACATCAACGTCATATGCGAAGAGGAGACCAGAGGAGAGAATTTGTCGGGCATTTGCCTCTGCACGCCTAGAAGTGTTCTGGACAACTGGACTgcagaagagattcctgtagc